A single genomic interval of Helianthus annuus cultivar XRQ/B chromosome 13, HanXRQr2.0-SUNRISE, whole genome shotgun sequence harbors:
- the LOC110900653 gene encoding uncharacterized protein LOC110900653, with product MPTVVARSERAGYGASYVQEEYDNNFFNSGASGVQQDVDVFNYPWDNWLNTSRYKFVSAWTNQTNKTEGAHAALKKQLNTPKCSLETLEKKVDTLVLKQYMQIKKCLEESHTKRMNSHLEIPLFRNLLCKVSIHALNLLENELTRRLSTLRSFGSTCGCQLYTGCRLLCACCLERLQNTEHIQLDGIDIFWRKLDLNPPTFDDEEIDVEKEFEDVRQKMCTKPPQVKKSIISNINAVLNPFMSDKKPHVVQENTHGWPTSKVQQQRREQPAKLAQLGLSNKIGVTILDTALMYSCKIL from the exons ATGCCAACCGTTGTTGCCAGATCTGAACGAG CCGGTTACGGTGCCTCGTACGTTCAAGAAGAATATGACAATAACTTTTTCAATAGTGGTGCCTCGGGCGTACAACAAGACGTTG ATGTTTTTAATTATCCGTGGGATAACTGGTTAAACACATCCCGCTATAAATTTGTATCTGCATGGACCAATCAAACAAATAAAACTGAAGGCGCACATGCTGCATTAAAGAAACAGCTCAACACACCAAAATGCAGTCTAGAAACCCTGGAGAAGAAGGTGGACACCTTGGTACTAAAACAATATATGCAAATAAAGAAATGTTTGGAAGAAAGTCACACCAAGCGAATGAACAGCCACCTTGAGATTCCTTTGTTTCGCAACCTACTTTGTAAAGTTTCCATCCATGCTCTTAACCTACTAGAAAACGAGCTAACACGGAGACTATCAACGTTGCGGTCATTTGGATCAACATGTGGCTGCCAGCTGTACACGGGTTGTAGGTTGTTATGTGCCTGTTGTTTGGAGAGATTGCAAAATACAG AACATATTCAGCTTGATGGTATAGACATTTTCTGGAGAAAACTTGACCTGAATCCACCAACTTTTGATGATGAAGAGATTGATGTAGAAAAAGAATTCGAAGATGTGAGACAGAAAATGTGTACCAAACCCCCGCAAGTGAAGAAAAGCATCATATCGAATATCAATGCGGTGTTAAACCCATTTATGAGCGACAAAAAACCGCATGTCGTACAAGAAAACACTCACGGTTGGCCAACGTCCAAGGTCCAACAACAAAGAAGAGAACAACCTGCGAAACTCGCTCAGTTAGGCCTTTCGAACAAAATAGGTGTGACCATCCTCGACACAGCTCTTATGTACAGTTGCAAGATTCTCTAA